In one Arachis duranensis cultivar V14167 chromosome 9, aradu.V14167.gnm2.J7QH, whole genome shotgun sequence genomic region, the following are encoded:
- the LOC107466661 gene encoding uncharacterized protein LOC107466661 — MQMETVQSPPPTSPLPPSAARLWRVAAQRNLRNQWSQLATLRKDWSSLSSRALSHANEALNYHLHQQYMPHKALGVLTDMPLIRSRASIKLHNRQVLATRELLESYKAMVDILRKMFEASRLFRCFLKGSINSPLLQFSERSEQKGDSSDTGDGGGIPVYTFLSISSHEKYTEELVQMFSLELCMKRFLVLEFVSLGYDTSQVKQLSWSTELYAGEFKHLSGCNLYCEETHGPVLPRSRDGKSDMFALTFDNQLSSDVLEVYLTTWRAELNIDIFRVNEIFEIVGEEIHIKLC, encoded by the exons atgcaaatggaaacagtacaATCACCACCTCCAACCTCTCCGCTGCCTCCATCAGCGGCGAGGCTGTGGAGGGTAGCCGCGCAGCGCAACCTTCGGAACCAGTGGTCACAGCTGGCCACTCTCCGGAAGGATTGGTCCTCCCTCTCCTCCCGCGCTCTCTCCCACGCCAATGAAGCCCTTAACTACCATCTCCATCAACA GTACATGCCTCACAAGGCGTTAGGTGTTTTGACCGATATGCCCCTTATCAGAAGTCGTGCTTCTATCAAACTCCATAACCGTCAG GTTCTTGCGACGCGCGAATTATTGGAATCGTATAAGGCCATG GTGGATATTTTGAGGAAAATGTTCGAGGCTAGCAGATTGTTCAGATGTTTTCTCAAAGGATCAATCAATAGTCCGCTATTGCAATTTTCGGAACGTTCTGAACAGAAGGGTGACAGCAGTGACACTGGAGATGGTGGTGGAATTCCAGTATATACATTTTTGTCAATCTCTTCTCATG AGAAGTATACCGAGGAACTGGTTCAGATGTTTAGCTTGGAACTGTGTATGAAG CGGTTCCTTGTTCTCGAATTTGTGTCACTTGGTTACGACACCTCACAAGTAAAGCAGTTGAGTTGGTCAACTGAGCTCTATGCTGGTGAATTCAAACATTTGAGTGGCTGCAATCTTTACTGTGAGGAGACACATGGTCCAGTTCTACCAAGGTCACGAGATGGGAAATCTGACATGTTTGCTTTAACATTTGACAACCAACTCTCCAGTGATGTCTTAGAG GTTTATTTAACTACATGGCGTGCAGAGCTGAACATTGACATTTTCAG GGTGAACGAGATATTTGAGATTGTTGGGGAGGAAATACATATCAAATTATGTTAG
- the LOC107466660 gene encoding peroxisomal OPC-8:0-CoA ligase 1, with amino-acid sequence MSGMEIWPAEDESSESLPPFNNRSGYDSRTGIYRSLVRLGTKHEIPTKPDLNVAHLVLSQFPQGDLAEARIAFVDAATDKSLSYGEVRRSVYSLASALFHGLGVRKGDVLFLLSPNSILFPTICLAVLSIGAVLTTANPLNTESEIAKQVRDSGAKLAISAPEELHKFVSTGVPIMLTYCPSNSGMLSVEELIEGCSCSLELPQVTVVQSDPAAILYSSGTTGVSKGVVLTHQNLISTLKLLFWSVDVSASSDDVFLAFIPMFHVYGLVFFGLGMLCVGVKIIVMQKFDFQAMLLAIQKHKVNNLPAVPPVILALVKYASKAGCDLSSLQRTGTGAAPLSKEVSREFRKMFPWVELRQGYGLTESSAAATFLVSERDAKARPDSCGQLLPTFCAKVVDIDTGKPLPPQKKGELWLKSTTIMKEYLGNSEATTLTVDSDGWLKTGDLSYIDESGFVYIVERIKELIKHNGYQVAPAELESLLLSHPLIVDAAVIPVEDEATGQIPMAYVVRAAGSELSEDQVIQFVAGQVAPYKKVRRVSFIETIPRSAAGKILRKDLVSLSRQQLVSKL; translated from the exons ATGTCAGGAATGGAAATTTGGCCAGCCGAAGACGAATCTAGTGAGTCTCTACCACCATTCAATAACAGGAGTGGCTACGATTCGAGAACTGGCATCTACCGCTCTCTTGTTAGACTTGGCACCAAGCATGAGATCCCAACAAAGCCTGATCTCAATGTTGCCCATCTCGTGCTATCACAGTTCCCACAAGGAGACCTTGCAGAGGCAAGAATAGCATTCGTTGATGCAGCAACTGATAAGAGTTTGAGTTATGGCGAGGTACGTAGATCGGTATACTCCCTCGCATCAGCCTTGTTCCATGGACTTGGGGTTAGGAAAGGGGATGTGCTGTTTCTCCTATCCCCTAACTCAATCCTGTTCCCAACCATATGTCTAGCCGTGTTATCAATTGGTGCAGTTCTTACCACTGCCAACCCTCTTAATACCGAGTCAGAAATCGCCAAGCAGGTACGCGACTCAGGTGCTAAACTAGCCATCTCAGCACCGGAGGAGCTACACAAATTTGTCTCAACTGGGGTGCCTATAATGCTCACATATTGTCCATCTAACAGCGGAATGCTATCAGTTGAAGAGTTGATAGAAGGCTGCTCTTGTTCTCTGGAGTTGCCGCAGGTTACTGTGGTTCAATCAGACCCTGCTGCTATACTTTACTCCTCAGGGACTACTGGGGTAAGTAAAGGTGTAGTTTTGACACACCAGAATCTCATTTCCACACTGAAACTTCTCTTCTGGTCTGTTGATGTAAGTGCATCTTCAGATGATGTCTTCTTGGCCTTCATTCCGATGTTTCATGTCTACGGCCTGGTTTTCTTTGGATTAGGAATGCTGTGTGTTGGTGTTAAGATAATTGTGATGCAGAAATTTGACTTCCAAGCTATGCTTCTTGCTATTCAGAAGCACAAAGTTAATAACTTACCGGCAGTGCCACCAGTGATCCTTGCACTAGTGAAATATGCAAGCAAAGCTGGTTGTGACTTGTCCAGCCTCCAAAGGACGGGTACAGGTGCTGCGCCTTTGAGTAAGGAAGTGTCACGGGAGTTCAGAAAAATGTTTCCATGGGTTGAACTAAGGCAAGGTTATGGCCTAACAGAAAGCTCAGCTGCAGCTACCTTTCTTGTGTCAGAGAGGGATGCTAAAGCTCGGCCAGACTCATGCGGCCAGTTGCTTCCAACCTTTTGTGCAAAGGTGGTAGACATTGATACCGGAAAGCCTTTGCCTcctcaaaagaaaggagagcTGTGGCTGAAAAGTACTACTATTATGAAAGAGTATCTGGGAAATTCGGAGGCAACAACCCTAACAGTTGATTCAGATGGCTGGCTAAAGACAGGTGATCTCAGTTACATTGATGAAAGTGGATTTGTTTATATAGTTGAACGGATAAAGGAGCTGATCAAGCACAATGGATATCAG GTGGCTCCTGCAGAACTGGAGTCTTTATTGCTAAGCCATCCCCTTATTGTTGATGCAGCTGTTATACC GGTTGAAGATGAAGCAACTGGACAGATACCAATGGCCTATGTTGTGAGAGCAGCTGGTTCTGAACTCTCAGAAGACCAAGTCATTCAATTTGTTGCAGGCCAG GTGGCTCCATATAAGAAAGTGAGAAGGGTGAGTTTCATTGAAACTATTCCAAGGTCAGCAGCTGGCAAGATATTGCGCAAGGACCTCGTTTCTCTAAGCAGACAACAACTTGTCTCCAAGTTATGA